One genomic segment of Catalinimonas alkaloidigena includes these proteins:
- a CDS encoding sensor histidine kinase, with translation MDAILHDGINVILSRPDTSILSGIHETIFYQVGSKVQRVKFNHHDNKVIVSHDKHQGVVEVLTVSAKPYLILCPIGRHFFRILKLSIENNQLIFGQIKHPHDNHVEREIETIIVDNDKKEKGKKKITFFTQKKSVSGAKSISGDETEALLMMNRELLERNEILERVNSDLSNFVYTSSHDLIAPLSRIEGLIELLGDEILTKDSESYLQLIKISILKFKEAVQELADSEKVESDLITQTNSIDINELLEDVILSLQDEILSSHASIVTHFREKEILFSKKNLRSLVYNLVSNAIKYRSSERNPIITISTHTVPGFLTLIVSDNGMGIKADQLDSIFTLYYRLGQQVDGQGIGLYLVNNIMEAAGGKIEVESEYGIGSKFSLCFKQ, from the coding sequence ATGGATGCTATCTTACATGATGGAATTAATGTGATCTTATCGAGGCCTGATACGTCAATACTATCCGGGATTCATGAGACTATATTTTATCAGGTTGGGAGTAAAGTACAGAGAGTGAAATTTAACCACCATGATAACAAAGTCATCGTTAGCCATGATAAGCATCAAGGAGTAGTAGAAGTGTTAACAGTAAGTGCCAAACCTTACTTGATTTTATGCCCTATTGGCAGGCATTTCTTCAGGATACTTAAGCTTTCAATAGAAAACAATCAATTGATATTTGGTCAAATAAAACATCCACATGATAATCATGTTGAGCGTGAAATCGAAACTATTATCGTGGATAATGATAAAAAGGAAAAAGGCAAAAAAAAGATAACTTTCTTCACTCAGAAAAAGTCAGTATCAGGGGCGAAATCCATATCGGGTGATGAAACGGAAGCACTTTTGATGATGAACCGGGAACTTCTTGAAAGAAATGAAATATTGGAAAGAGTTAACTCAGATTTAAGCAATTTCGTGTATACTTCCTCCCACGACCTTATAGCGCCTTTGTCCAGGATTGAAGGGCTGATTGAATTGCTCGGAGACGAAATACTGACAAAAGATAGCGAAAGCTATTTACAGTTAATCAAAATATCTATCCTGAAATTTAAAGAAGCAGTGCAGGAATTAGCTGATTCAGAAAAAGTAGAATCGGACCTCATAACTCAAACAAACAGTATTGATATTAATGAATTGTTGGAAGACGTAATCTTGAGTTTGCAAGACGAAATACTTTCCAGCCATGCCAGCATTGTTACGCATTTCAGGGAAAAAGAGATTCTTTTTTCCAAAAAGAATTTAAGAAGCTTAGTGTATAACCTGGTGAGCAATGCGATCAAATACAGATCCTCTGAACGAAACCCTATAATTACGATCAGCACTCATACCGTACCGGGCTTTCTAACTTTGATAGTGAGTGATAATGGGATGGGAATAAAGGCAGATCAACTGGACAGCATCTTTACCTTATACTATCGTCTAGGGCAGCAGGTAGATGGACAAGGAATTGGCTTGTATCTGGTGAATAATATTATGGAAGCTGCAGGAGGAAAAATAGAAGTAGAAAGCGAATATGGCATAGGGAGCAAATTTAGTTTGTGCTTTAAGCAATAA
- a CDS encoding AI-2E family transporter: MKAIPGYVKYFIILSSIVLTCYILILGKSILSPLLTALIIALLLRPLSTQLEKLKVSRLFSSLLSIFIVFIVLAGLSYFFSFQLSNISNDLNSIGARFNELIDQGATWMGSTFDIDQQRQTQYLKDSLNRFLQNSSSVFTQTVFATAGFVTSFFLFLISLFFFLYYRRFFATCIYQWFSPEDHYTVGITIHKIERVVRSYILGVFMVISIVAILNSLGLMLLGIQHAIFFGVLAAILIIIPYIGIIIGSLLPILFALVTKDSLWYPVGVLGVLWGVQVLESNFITPNIVGGKVSINPFAAILALFFSGMIWGIPGMVLSIPLLAIFKVICDAIKPLQSIGFLLGAPPKEDDGPKFKPVHFHSVLNGNKLKV; the protein is encoded by the coding sequence ATGAAAGCTATCCCCGGCTATGTTAAGTATTTTATCATATTATCCAGTATTGTCCTTACGTGTTATATCCTGATACTAGGCAAGTCTATCCTAAGCCCCTTGCTGACAGCACTGATCATAGCATTGCTGCTTCGCCCACTGAGTACACAATTGGAAAAACTGAAGGTTTCCAGGCTTTTTAGTTCCCTATTATCCATCTTTATCGTTTTTATTGTCTTGGCTGGATTATCTTACTTCTTTTCCTTTCAGTTGAGTAACATATCTAATGATCTCAATTCAATTGGTGCCCGCTTCAATGAACTTATTGATCAGGGGGCTACTTGGATGGGAAGCACATTTGATATTGACCAACAAAGGCAAACGCAATATCTCAAAGATTCGCTGAATCGCTTTTTACAAAACAGTTCTTCTGTTTTCACTCAGACCGTTTTTGCTACTGCCGGCTTCGTGACCTCATTCTTCCTGTTTCTCATCTCTTTATTTTTCTTTTTATACTATCGCAGATTCTTTGCAACATGCATTTATCAATGGTTCAGTCCGGAAGATCATTATACAGTGGGAATCACCATTCATAAAATTGAGAGAGTGGTCAGAAGCTATATTTTAGGTGTTTTTATGGTAATTTCTATTGTGGCTATCCTAAATTCTTTAGGGCTTATGCTGCTGGGCATTCAGCATGCTATTTTCTTTGGTGTACTGGCTGCTATACTGATTATCATCCCTTATATCGGTATTATTATTGGCTCTCTACTGCCTATATTGTTTGCACTGGTTACCAAAGATTCTTTATGGTATCCTGTAGGCGTGCTCGGTGTACTATGGGGTGTACAGGTACTGGAAAGTAATTTCATTACGCCCAATATTGTAGGAGGCAAGGTGAGTATCAATCCTTTTGCTGCTATCCTCGCATTATTCTTTAGCGGTATGATCTGGGGTATACCGGGAATGGTTTTATCCATCCCATTGCTGGCCATCTTCAAAGTTATCTGTGATGCCATAAAGCCTTTGCAATCCATTGGCTTTCTCCTGGGAGCTCCTCCCAAAGAAGATGATGGTCCTAAATTCAAGCCTGTTCACTTTCACTCTGTACTCAATGGAAATAAGTTAAAAGTCTGA
- a CDS encoding glycosyltransferase family 4 protein encodes MKVAILSPVAWRTPPRHYGPWEQVASNVAEGLVNADMDVTLFATADSITSGKLESVIDKGYEEDRTQDAKVAECLHISNLMEKAKQFDIIHNHFDFLPLSYSGLIATPMLTTIHGFSSPRIIPVYQKYNASNHYVSISNADRYSGIHYIGTVYNGLRVDDFEFTESPEDYLLFFGRIHPDKGTAEAIEIARQSKKALLIAGIIQDQAYFDEKVKPFLGDQITFLGAAGPEKRNELLGKASALLHPICFNEPFGLSVAEAMLCGTPVIAFNKGAMPELIRHEKTGFLVENVSEAVEAVHQLSDISRFNCRVWAVSQFSQKRMVDDYMALYQQILW; translated from the coding sequence ATGAAAGTAGCGATATTATCTCCTGTGGCATGGCGTACACCACCCCGTCATTACGGGCCCTGGGAGCAGGTAGCTTCCAATGTAGCTGAAGGGCTGGTAAATGCTGACATGGATGTGACTCTTTTTGCTACTGCTGACAGCATTACCTCAGGAAAACTGGAATCGGTGATTGACAAAGGTTATGAAGAAGATCGCACCCAGGATGCTAAAGTGGCAGAATGCCTGCACATCAGTAACCTGATGGAAAAAGCCAAGCAGTTTGATATTATTCACAACCATTTTGACTTTTTACCGCTATCCTACTCCGGGCTCATTGCTACGCCTATGCTAACCACCATTCATGGATTTTCCTCACCCAGGATAATCCCTGTTTACCAAAAATACAATGCGAGCAATCATTATGTATCAATTAGTAATGCAGACCGTTATTCTGGTATTCACTATATAGGTACTGTCTATAATGGACTTAGGGTAGATGATTTTGAGTTTACAGAATCTCCGGAAGATTACCTGTTGTTTTTCGGGCGTATTCACCCTGACAAAGGTACTGCTGAAGCCATTGAGATTGCCAGGCAGAGCAAAAAAGCACTGCTCATTGCGGGTATCATCCAGGATCAAGCTTATTTTGATGAGAAAGTAAAGCCTTTTTTAGGAGATCAGATTACATTTTTAGGGGCTGCCGGACCTGAGAAGAGAAACGAACTTCTGGGCAAGGCTTCTGCCCTGTTACACCCCATCTGTTTTAACGAGCCTTTTGGTCTGAGCGTAGCCGAAGCCATGCTTTGTGGTACACCCGTCATCGCTTTTAACAAAGGAGCTATGCCTGAACTGATCCGTCATGAAAAGACAGGTTTCCTGGTTGAAAATGTAAGTGAAGCAGTTGAGGCAGTACATCAACTCAGTGACATTAGCCGTTTCAACTGCCGGGTATGGGCAGTATCTCAGTTTTCACAGAAAAGAATGGTGGATGATTATATGGCGCTGTACCAGCAAATTTTATGGTGA
- a CDS encoding porin family protein, with protein sequence MKKIIFMFVVMTFLAYQSNAQEQEDRTIKQERILFGLKAGTNYSNVYDTKGEAFDAKGKIGFVAGAFLAVPLGKMIGFQPEILFSQKGFKADGDLFGTSYSLKRTTSYLDIPLLFAVKPVGFLTLLAGPQYSYLLNQKYDFVNASSSIEQEEAFINDDIRKNTLAFLAGVDVNLEHIVVGARVGWDISNNRGDGSSTTPRYRNTWIQTTLGYRFYY encoded by the coding sequence ATGAAAAAGATAATATTCATGTTCGTAGTCATGACTTTCCTGGCTTACCAAAGCAATGCCCAGGAACAGGAAGACAGAACCATAAAACAAGAAAGGATTTTGTTTGGCCTTAAAGCAGGCACGAATTACTCTAATGTCTATGACACCAAAGGGGAAGCATTTGATGCAAAGGGTAAAATTGGTTTTGTGGCAGGAGCATTTTTAGCAGTTCCTTTGGGTAAAATGATAGGTTTTCAGCCGGAAATCTTATTTTCCCAAAAAGGGTTTAAGGCAGATGGCGACCTTTTTGGCACTTCATACTCACTTAAGCGAACTACCTCTTACCTGGATATCCCACTATTGTTTGCCGTAAAACCCGTGGGGTTTCTAACGCTATTGGCCGGCCCCCAGTACTCTTACCTGTTGAATCAGAAATATGATTTTGTCAATGCAAGCTCTAGTATTGAACAGGAGGAAGCGTTTATCAATGATGACATTCGTAAGAATACCCTGGCGTTTCTGGCGGGAGTGGATGTTAACCTGGAACATATAGTAGTAGGGGCAAGAGTAGGATGGGATATCTCAAATAATAGGGGAGATGGTTCAAGTACCACGCCCCGATACAGAAACACCTGGATACAGACCACCCTGGGCTATAGATTCTATTATTAA
- a CDS encoding lmo0937 family membrane protein: MGNLLYLIAVILVIAWLIGFIGYSVGSFIHILLVIAVIAIIFRLIQGRRI, translated from the coding sequence ATGGGAAACTTACTTTATCTCATCGCAGTCATCCTGGTAATAGCCTGGTTAATAGGGTTTATTGGTTACAGTGTGGGTAGTTTTATACATATTCTCTTAGTGATTGCTGTAATTGCCATCATATTCAGGCTCATTCAGGGAAGACGCATCTGA
- a CDS encoding IS4 family transposase, producing MRTVQFCELATELNDEVRETSNERRIQAFFKDALLDYQQVAALLSRFLPPGEVSLSLDRTEWDFGQCQVNILCITACVGKVGLPLYFEMLDNKSGNSNYQDRIDLLKQCVRLLGKARIASVIMDREFIGHQWLTWLQKAEIPFCVRVPKHHTITLRNGETYQAEELMAHQSTRYFQNAIVDGVRVNVAIRRLANREMLYVIGTHFAKQLPHIYRKRWTIEVFFQSLKGRGFKLEGSHLRSLDKWKKLFALVCIAFAICLSLGREFLDKTQKVAIKKHGYPAKSTFRRGLDWFRQYLKGKHQADFDRLLKLFLRRVERTGACDYQLINIIG from the coding sequence ATGCGCACTGTGCAATTCTGTGAGTTAGCTACGGAACTGAATGATGAAGTACGAGAGACTTCAAATGAACGGCGCATCCAAGCTTTTTTCAAAGATGCTCTTCTTGATTATCAACAAGTAGCGGCCCTTCTATCTAGGTTTCTACCCCCCGGAGAAGTGAGTCTGAGTCTTGACCGTACGGAATGGGATTTTGGCCAGTGCCAGGTTAATATTTTATGTATCACCGCTTGTGTAGGTAAAGTGGGCTTGCCTTTATACTTTGAGATGTTGGATAATAAAAGTGGGAATAGCAACTATCAAGATCGGATCGATCTACTGAAGCAGTGTGTAAGGCTGCTAGGTAAAGCACGCATCGCTTCAGTCATTATGGATAGAGAATTTATCGGCCATCAGTGGCTGACTTGGCTTCAGAAGGCTGAAATTCCCTTCTGTGTCCGCGTTCCTAAACATCATACTATCACCTTGCGTAACGGTGAAACCTACCAAGCCGAAGAATTAATGGCTCACCAGTCTACACGGTACTTTCAAAATGCTATTGTGGATGGAGTAAGAGTTAATGTAGCTATTAGAAGACTGGCTAACCGAGAAATGTTGTATGTCATCGGTACTCACTTTGCTAAGCAGCTTCCGCACATATATCGCAAACGCTGGACCATAGAGGTTTTCTTTCAAAGTTTGAAAGGACGCGGTTTCAAATTGGAAGGTTCACATTTACGAAGTCTAGACAAGTGGAAAAAACTATTTGCTTTAGTGTGTATTGCTTTTGCTATTTGCCTGTCCTTAGGCAGAGAGTTCTTGGATAAAACACAAAAAGTAGCGATCAAAAAGCACGGCTATCCAGCCAAGAGTACTTTCCGCAGAGGGTTAGATTGGTTCCGGCAGTATTTAAAAGGCAAGCATCAAGCTGACTTTGATAGGCTGCTTAAACTATTTCTGCGAAGAGTAGAGCGAACTGGGGCCTGCGATTATCAACTGATAAATATCATCGGGTAG
- a CDS encoding fatty acid desaturase family protein, whose product MIIKTAILLGLYILSYLAILVLPLNAWLLLSFALLMGISKAGVGMTVMHDALHGSYSKNTFVNKLMGNSIYLLGANVHVWKIQHNVLHHTFTNIHGVDEDISSKVVIRLSKQSLWKKYHRYQHMYAFFLYGLMTLLMLTNDFIKMLRYHKQGLIRKQKFNINNEYSKLLAFKLLYLFFVIILPIMLTTLLWWQVLIGFVIMHLTAGFILSIIFQMAHVVEGANQPIPDTEGNIENAWAIHELQTTADFAPNNRFLNWYIGGLNFQIEHHFFPNICHVHYPKIAHIVKQTAEDFQLDYNVKPNFTEALKSHISMLKMLGSQQKNIQ is encoded by the coding sequence ATGATTATCAAGACTGCGATTTTGTTAGGACTGTATATTTTATCGTACCTGGCTATACTGGTCCTTCCTCTCAATGCCTGGCTGTTGCTATCTTTTGCTTTACTGATGGGTATTAGCAAGGCAGGGGTAGGGATGACCGTAATGCACGATGCTTTGCATGGTTCGTATTCCAAAAACACCTTTGTCAATAAACTGATGGGTAACAGCATTTACCTGCTGGGCGCCAATGTCCATGTCTGGAAAATACAGCATAATGTACTGCACCATACTTTTACCAATATACACGGCGTGGATGAGGACATCAGCAGCAAAGTAGTCATTCGCCTGTCCAAACAATCTCTTTGGAAAAAATACCACCGTTACCAGCATATGTACGCCTTCTTCTTATATGGCCTGATGACACTGCTAATGCTTACCAATGATTTTATCAAAATGCTGAGGTACCATAAGCAAGGGCTCATCCGAAAACAAAAGTTCAACATTAACAATGAGTATAGCAAACTGCTGGCATTCAAGTTACTTTACCTGTTTTTTGTCATTATTTTACCCATAATGCTCACTACTTTGCTGTGGTGGCAGGTATTGATCGGCTTTGTGATAATGCACCTGACTGCAGGTTTTATCCTCAGCATCATTTTCCAGATGGCCCATGTCGTGGAAGGCGCAAACCAACCTATACCTGATACTGAAGGAAATATAGAAAATGCATGGGCCATTCACGAACTTCAGACCACAGCTGATTTTGCGCCTAACAACCGTTTTCTCAATTGGTACATTGGAGGACTTAATTTTCAGATCGAGCACCACTTCTTCCCGAATATCTGCCATGTGCACTATCCTAAGATTGCGCACATTGTAAAGCAGACTGCAGAAGACTTTCAGCTTGATTATAATGTGAAGCCTAATTTTACAGAGGCACTTAAATCGCATATCAGTATGCTTAAAATGTTAGGTAGTCAGCAAAAAAATATTCAGTGA
- a CDS encoding glycoside hydrolase family 130 protein, giving the protein MRLTIERKDLKVYPDPKRVIARFFFNGDVRARQLIQKVMELSEQEVFEITSPILQEFSKRHRNITKVLIRHASRLKYLLKSMEIEYDDIELNRRLLIGTFFTHEYSIESAAFFNPSIVEDPDQTELEEGQKRVIMSFRAVGEGHISSIAFRRALLDQENNIVVNAVGNYVDEADIIHSAAYQKKLFFDNEFSGQIDKRILKEVGNHLEEHFDYNRLKSLINDKVSANTNEQIKLEYEKVLWLADAYYEITFSMDTDISDRVIFPISEFERKGIEDARFVRFTEDDGSIVYFATYTAYDGEIIVPKLLKTHDFYNFKIMPLYGAGTQNKNFALFPRKINGKFVMASRNDGWNNYIMYSDNINLWKNPIQIQAPKYPWEFIQVGNCGSPIETEYGWLLMTHGVGPMRRYCIGASLLQLDDPTIEIGHLDEPLLIPNKDEREGYVPNVLYSCGSIVHNGQLIIPYGLSDYCSSFATVDLNALVDKLYNKAASP; this is encoded by the coding sequence ATGAGACTCACCATTGAACGAAAAGACTTAAAAGTTTACCCTGATCCAAAGCGTGTGATTGCACGTTTCTTTTTTAATGGGGATGTACGTGCCAGGCAACTTATACAAAAAGTGATGGAACTCAGTGAGCAGGAGGTATTTGAAATCACCTCTCCCATTCTTCAGGAATTTTCTAAAAGACATAGGAACATCACCAAAGTATTGATCCGCCATGCCAGTCGTTTAAAGTATCTTTTAAAATCTATGGAAATAGAGTATGATGATATTGAGCTCAACAGGAGATTATTAATCGGTACTTTTTTTACCCATGAGTATTCTATAGAGTCAGCGGCATTTTTTAATCCTTCCATAGTAGAAGATCCCGACCAGACCGAATTAGAAGAGGGGCAGAAACGCGTTATTATGAGTTTTAGAGCAGTAGGAGAAGGTCATATCTCTTCTATTGCCTTTCGTAGAGCTTTACTTGATCAAGAAAATAACATTGTGGTGAACGCTGTAGGTAACTATGTGGATGAAGCGGATATTATCCACAGTGCTGCCTATCAAAAGAAATTGTTTTTTGATAATGAGTTTAGTGGCCAGATAGACAAAAGAATATTAAAAGAAGTAGGAAATCATCTGGAAGAACACTTTGACTATAATAGGCTTAAATCACTAATCAACGATAAGGTAAGTGCGAACACAAACGAGCAAATAAAGCTGGAATACGAAAAAGTATTGTGGCTAGCTGACGCTTATTATGAAATTACCTTTTCCATGGATACCGACATCTCTGACCGGGTAATCTTTCCTATATCAGAATTTGAGCGAAAAGGCATTGAAGATGCACGTTTTGTGAGATTTACCGAAGATGATGGAAGTATAGTATACTTTGCCACTTATACGGCTTATGATGGGGAAATCATAGTGCCTAAACTTTTAAAGACACACGATTTTTACAACTTCAAGATAATGCCATTGTATGGTGCGGGGACACAGAATAAAAACTTTGCCCTCTTTCCCAGAAAGATCAACGGAAAATTTGTTATGGCTTCCCGTAATGATGGTTGGAATAACTATATCATGTATTCGGATAACATCAACTTATGGAAAAATCCTATACAGATACAGGCTCCTAAATACCCCTGGGAATTTATTCAGGTTGGTAATTGCGGCTCACCCATTGAAACTGAGTATGGCTGGTTGCTGATGACACATGGGGTAGGGCCGATGCGCAGATACTGTATAGGAGCAAGTCTATTACAATTAGACGATCCCACCATAGAAATAGGCCATTTGGATGAACCCTTATTGATTCCTAATAAAGATGAAAGGGAAGGCTATGTTCCGAACGTGCTGTATTCATGCGGTTCTATTGTCCACAATGGACAGCTGATCATTCCCTATGGACTGTCTGATTACTGCTCTTCCTTTGCTACGGTAGATCTCAATGCTTTGGTGGATAAACTGTATAATAAAGCTGCATCACCATAA
- a CDS encoding glycosyltransferase family 4 protein has translation MKIASISTYLPRECGIATFNNNVERAIQANFQNQIPSGRGFGIAVNDSEDLQTYAYPSHVKFVIRQNQQKDYIQAANFINTSDVHAVILEHEFGIYGGESGVYILPMLHRLEKPLFSILHTVLKEPSHIQKLIIQEIAQRSAKVIVMSHRGMEFLTDIYNITPEKIQYIEHGVPDLERPIVNPLKKVLPFRKYRILLTFGLLSRNKGLETVIKALPKLVEHHPDVMYVVLGKTHPGVLRTSGEEYRDHLKRLAIRLKVEKHLTFINKFVSEAELMNYLTAAEIYVTPYLNEAQITSGTLSYAVGAGSAIVSTPYWHALELLADQRGALFPFKDVDMLSRIVNELLEQPDKLELLRRNAYDYGLHLRWPKIGADYIRMMNTVIEQEAFAEKTLHQIIDPEIMPEFSLNHVSRLTDDTGIVQHAKYGIPNLKEGYCLDDNARALIMALMAYQRNKSQEALDLLPIYLSFIHYMQGDDGNFRNFLSFKREYLDEVGSEDSFGRTVWALGYLVSCAPNNSYREFAGELFHRSVPHFSQLHHLRGVANTIIGISYYLKAHPEDEVLVRELIDLTTPLMQAYQKHRGKDWHWFEEKLTYDNAILPLALLHAYEITGDENVKKVAMESLAFLDKLSLKNGFLSPVGNHGWFNRGGSVPVFDQQAIETMAMVLMYLQAYQSTHLPIYIEKMFVSYQWFLGENILRVPLYDHETKGCCDGLQETALNRNQGAESTLAYLISHLAVLKALEFEYEYNPASQDLEPA, from the coding sequence ATGAAAATTGCCAGTATCTCCACTTATTTACCCCGAGAATGCGGGATTGCAACCTTTAACAATAATGTAGAACGGGCAATTCAGGCTAACTTCCAAAACCAGATACCTTCGGGAAGAGGCTTTGGGATCGCTGTCAACGACTCAGAAGACCTGCAAACCTATGCTTATCCCAGTCACGTAAAATTTGTTATTCGGCAGAACCAGCAAAAGGACTATATCCAGGCGGCTAATTTTATCAATACCAGTGATGTTCATGCTGTGATATTAGAACATGAATTCGGGATTTATGGTGGAGAGAGTGGTGTGTATATATTACCCATGTTACACCGATTGGAAAAACCTTTGTTTTCTATATTACACACCGTACTCAAAGAGCCTTCCCATATACAAAAGCTAATTATACAGGAAATTGCGCAGCGTTCTGCCAAAGTGATTGTGATGAGCCACCGTGGCATGGAATTTCTGACTGATATTTATAACATTACACCTGAGAAAATACAGTACATTGAACATGGGGTTCCTGATCTGGAAAGGCCCATTGTTAACCCGCTGAAAAAAGTTTTACCTTTTCGTAAATACCGTATACTGCTCACTTTTGGGCTGCTAAGCCGCAATAAGGGTCTGGAAACCGTAATCAAGGCGTTGCCTAAGCTCGTAGAGCATCATCCCGATGTGATGTATGTAGTACTAGGAAAGACCCACCCCGGGGTATTGCGGACCTCAGGAGAGGAATATCGTGATCATTTAAAACGCCTTGCTATCCGTCTGAAAGTAGAAAAGCATCTTACCTTCATTAATAAGTTTGTGTCAGAAGCAGAGCTGATGAATTACCTGACAGCAGCTGAAATCTATGTTACGCCCTATCTCAATGAAGCCCAGATCACCAGCGGCACTTTATCTTACGCTGTAGGTGCCGGTTCCGCGATAGTGTCTACACCTTACTGGCATGCGCTTGAGTTGCTGGCTGATCAGCGGGGCGCTCTTTTCCCTTTTAAGGATGTAGACATGCTATCCCGAATCGTTAACGAACTGCTGGAGCAACCTGATAAACTTGAACTATTAAGGCGTAATGCATATGATTATGGTTTGCATTTACGCTGGCCCAAAATAGGGGCTGACTATATCCGTATGATGAATACGGTGATTGAGCAGGAAGCATTTGCTGAAAAAACCCTTCACCAGATCATAGATCCGGAAATCATGCCTGAGTTTAGCCTCAATCATGTATCCAGACTTACCGATGATACCGGTATTGTACAGCATGCCAAATACGGTATTCCCAATTTAAAAGAAGGCTACTGTCTGGATGATAATGCCCGGGCTTTGATTATGGCACTCATGGCCTACCAGCGTAATAAAAGTCAGGAAGCGCTGGATCTGTTACCCATCTACCTCAGTTTTATTCACTATATGCAAGGTGACGATGGTAACTTTCGTAATTTTTTGAGCTTCAAGCGTGAGTACCTGGATGAGGTAGGCTCAGAAGATTCTTTTGGACGTACGGTATGGGCCTTAGGTTATCTTGTCAGTTGCGCACCTAATAACTCTTACCGGGAATTCGCCGGAGAACTCTTTCACCGTTCGGTTCCTCATTTCAGTCAGTTGCATCATTTGCGGGGAGTGGCTAATACCATCATTGGCATTAGTTATTATCTGAAAGCACATCCCGAAGATGAAGTGCTGGTCCGTGAGCTGATTGACCTGACCACCCCTCTGATGCAGGCTTATCAAAAGCATCGGGGCAAAGATTGGCATTGGTTTGAAGAAAAACTCACTTACGATAACGCCATTTTACCCCTGGCCCTACTTCATGCCTACGAGATTACAGGTGATGAAAATGTGAAAAAAGTAGCTATGGAGTCGTTGGCCTTTCTGGATAAGCTGAGCCTGAAAAATGGTTTTCTTAGTCCGGTAGGCAACCATGGATGGTTCAATCGTGGGGGAAGTGTCCCGGTTTTTGATCAGCAGGCCATTGAAACCATGGCGATGGTGCTCATGTACCTTCAGGCTTACCAAAGCACGCATCTTCCCATTTATATTGAAAAAATGTTTGTCAGTTATCAATGGTTTCTGGGAGAAAATATACTCAGGGTTCCTTTATACGACCACGAAACCAAAGGTTGCTGTGATGGTTTGCAGGAAACAGCTCTCAACCGGAATCAGGGAGCAGAAAGTACCCTTGCCTACCTGATTTCTCATCTGGCTGTACTGAAAGCTTTGGAATTTGAGTATGAATACAATCCTGCCAGCCAGGATCTGGAACCCGCTTAG